A genomic segment from Gemmatimonadetes bacterium SCN 70-22 encodes:
- a CDS encoding phosphate ABC transporter permease subunit PstC, with translation MVGASVGDRVYRVITTAFAWAVPLLLGLIALEVVLAAWPALRTFGVGFLTSSDWDEVRGVFGAAPMIYGTVVSSVLALVLATPLALGVAIFLSEFAPAWLRQPVAFLVDLLAAIPSVVYGLWGIFVLLPVLRGTVMPFLADTLGLGNTAFFSGPAYGPSMLAAAVILAIMILPYISAVSREVLSAVPRSQREAALALGATKWEMIRDAVVPYARSGIVGGIVLGLGRALGETMAVTMLIGNRHEISSSLFAPGYTLASVIANEFAEATSALHTSALMACGAVLLAVTLVVNMIARWLVWQVAREGR, from the coding sequence ATCGTCGGGGCGTCCGTCGGCGATCGCGTGTACCGGGTGATCACGACCGCATTCGCCTGGGCGGTGCCACTCCTCCTCGGCCTCATCGCCCTGGAGGTCGTGCTGGCCGCCTGGCCCGCGCTCCGCACGTTCGGCGTCGGCTTCCTCACCTCGAGCGATTGGGACGAGGTGCGCGGCGTCTTCGGGGCGGCGCCGATGATCTACGGGACCGTCGTTTCCTCGGTCCTCGCCCTCGTGCTCGCCACGCCGCTCGCGTTAGGCGTGGCCATCTTCCTCTCCGAGTTCGCCCCGGCCTGGCTGCGGCAGCCGGTCGCCTTCCTGGTCGACCTGCTCGCGGCGATTCCCAGCGTCGTCTATGGCCTGTGGGGGATCTTCGTCCTCCTCCCGGTCCTGCGCGGCACGGTGATGCCCTTCCTCGCCGACACGCTGGGGCTCGGGAACACCGCGTTCTTCAGCGGGCCGGCCTACGGGCCGTCGATGCTGGCGGCGGCGGTGATCCTCGCGATCATGATCCTCCCGTACATCTCAGCGGTGTCGCGCGAGGTGCTGTCGGCGGTCCCGCGTTCGCAGCGCGAGGCGGCGCTGGCGCTCGGGGCCACCAAGTGGGAGATGATCCGCGACGCGGTGGTCCCCTACGCCAGGTCGGGGATCGTGGGCGGGATCGTCCTCGGCCTCGGGCGCGCGTTAGGCGAGACGATGGCGGTCACGATGCTCATCGGCAACCGCCACGAGATCTCGTCGTCGCTCTTCGCCCCCGGATACACCTTGGCCTCGGTCATCGCCAACGAATTCGCGGAAGCGACGAGCGCGCTGCACACGTCGGCGCTGATGGCGTGCGGCGCGGTGCTCCTGGCGGTGACCCTGGTGGTGAACATGATCGCCCGCTGGCTCGTCTGGCAGGTCGCGCGGGAGGGGCGATGA
- a CDS encoding phosphate ABC transporter, permease protein PstA, with product MLGVMYLAAIAAVLPLIFILWHLAREGASSISLDFFTRMPKPVGEAGGGMGNAIAGTLLLLAIASVIGLPIGIGAGLYLAEQRTSRLATTVRFLSDVLNGLPSIVMGIFAWQFLVRPIGHFSAAAGGIALGAMMIPLVTRTTEEMIRLVPVSLREAALALGYTRWRTSLSVVLRTALPGIVTGALVAVARIAGETAPLLFTAFGNQFWSLALDQPVSALPLQIFNYAISPYDEWHRLAWAGALVLIGIVLVISLISRFVTRSRFGGGGD from the coding sequence ATGCTCGGCGTCATGTATCTCGCCGCCATCGCGGCCGTCCTTCCGCTGATTTTCATCCTGTGGCACCTGGCGCGCGAGGGGGCCTCGTCGATCTCGCTTGACTTCTTCACCAGGATGCCGAAGCCAGTGGGCGAGGCGGGGGGCGGGATGGGGAACGCGATCGCCGGGACGCTCCTCCTGCTCGCGATCGCCTCGGTCATCGGGCTCCCGATCGGGATCGGGGCCGGGCTCTACCTCGCCGAGCAGCGGACGTCGCGCCTGGCGACGACAGTGCGCTTCCTCTCCGACGTGCTGAACGGCCTCCCGTCCATCGTGATGGGGATCTTCGCCTGGCAGTTCCTGGTCCGCCCCATCGGGCACTTCTCGGCGGCGGCCGGCGGAATTGCGTTAGGCGCGATGATGATCCCCCTCGTCACGCGGACCACCGAAGAGATGATCCGGCTCGTCCCGGTGTCGCTGCGCGAGGCGGCGCTCGCGCTCGGGTACACCCGGTGGCGCACCTCGCTCAGCGTGGTGCTGCGCACGGCGCTCCCCGGGATCGTCACCGGGGCGCTGGTGGCGGTGGCCCGCATCGCCGGCGAGACGGCGCCGCTCCTGTTCACCGCGTTCGGCAACCAGTTCTGGTCGCTGGCGCTCGACCAGCCGGTGTCGGCGCTCCCGCTGCAGATCTTCAACTACGCCATCTCCCCGTACGACGAGTGGCATCGCCTGGCCTGGGCCGGCGCCCTCGTCCTCATCGGGATCGTCCTCGTCATCTCGCTCATCTCTCGCTTTGTTACCCGTTCACGTTTCGGAGGGGGCGGTGACTGA
- a CDS encoding DNA-binding response regulator — MTTPPATAGERILVVDDEPDIVALVAYHLVKAGYRVSTASTGPDAVTQARQERPAVVVLDLMLPGMSGFEVLEQLRADASTKDVAVLMLTARKDEPDRIKGLSLGADDYLTKPFSPQELTLRVAAILRRIQQGQQPAGDVLRVGPIAIDRAAHKVQVDGREIELTPTEFRLLLTLAERRGRVQARAHLLETVWEAAPDIQTRTVDMHVQRLRTKLGAAGDLIETVRGFGYRLKAAQPRSA; from the coding sequence ATGACGACCCCGCCTGCCACGGCCGGAGAGCGCATCCTCGTCGTCGACGACGAGCCCGACATCGTCGCCCTCGTGGCCTACCACCTGGTGAAGGCCGGATACCGCGTGTCGACCGCGAGCACGGGACCGGACGCGGTGACGCAGGCCAGGCAGGAGCGCCCCGCCGTCGTGGTCCTCGACCTCATGCTCCCGGGGATGTCCGGCTTCGAGGTCCTCGAGCAGTTGCGCGCCGACGCCTCGACGAAGGATGTGGCCGTGCTGATGCTGACGGCGCGCAAGGACGAACCCGACCGCATCAAGGGGCTGTCGCTGGGCGCCGACGACTACCTCACCAAGCCCTTCTCGCCGCAGGAACTGACGCTGCGAGTGGCCGCGATCCTCCGGCGCATCCAGCAGGGGCAGCAACCGGCGGGCGACGTCCTCCGGGTGGGGCCGATCGCCATCGACCGTGCGGCGCACAAGGTGCAGGTCGACGGGCGGGAGATCGAGCTGACCCCCACGGAGTTTCGCCTCCTCCTCACGCTGGCCGAGCGGCGCGGACGCGTCCAGGCACGCGCTCACCTGCTGGAGACCGTCTGGGAGGCCGCCCCCGACATCCAGACGCGCACCGTCGACATGCACGTGCAACGCTTGCGCACCAAGCTGGGGGCTGCGGGAGACCTGATCGAGACGGTGCGCGGCTTCGGATACCGACTGAAGGCGGCCCAGCCGCGCAGTGCGTGA
- a CDS encoding purine-nucleoside phosphorylase (catalyzes the formation of a purine and ribose phosphate from a purine nucleoside; in E. coli this enzyme functions in xanthosine degradation), which translates to MADAAARPALLDAAVALVRSRASVATPVAAIVLGSGLGGLAARIARATRIAYRDIPGFAEPGVAGHAGELIHGVLGGREVLALAGRFHMYEGHPADRAAFPVRVLHALGARTLVLSNAAGGIRRTFAPGQLMVIADHLNLMFRNPLIGAPVAGDERFPDMSAPYDAALRARLHAIAREGGIRLEEGVYGGLLGPSYETPAEVRMLERLGADAVGMSTVPEVIVARAMGMRCAAVSCITNPAAGTSPHAISHADVIEVTRRAAADFERLVEELVRTL; encoded by the coding sequence ATGGCTGACGCGGCCGCTCGCCCCGCCCTCCTGGACGCCGCCGTTGCCCTCGTCCGCTCGCGTGCCAGCGTCGCCACGCCCGTCGCCGCGATCGTGCTCGGGTCGGGGCTCGGCGGGCTCGCGGCCCGCATCGCCCGCGCGACCCGGATTGCGTATCGCGACATCCCCGGCTTCGCCGAGCCGGGCGTCGCCGGGCACGCCGGCGAGCTGATTCACGGGGTCCTCGGCGGGCGCGAGGTGCTCGCCCTCGCCGGGCGCTTTCACATGTACGAGGGGCACCCGGCCGATCGCGCGGCCTTCCCCGTGCGGGTGCTCCACGCGTTAGGCGCGCGCACCCTCGTCCTCTCGAACGCCGCCGGCGGCATTCGGAGGACCTTCGCCCCCGGCCAGCTGATGGTGATCGCCGATCACCTGAACCTGATGTTCCGCAACCCGCTCATCGGGGCGCCGGTGGCGGGCGATGAGCGCTTCCCCGACATGTCGGCCCCGTATGACGCGGCACTGCGCGCCCGGCTGCACGCCATTGCGCGTGAGGGGGGGATCCGCCTGGAGGAAGGGGTCTACGGCGGGCTCCTCGGGCCGTCGTACGAGACCCCCGCCGAGGTCCGCATGCTCGAGCGGCTGGGGGCCGACGCCGTCGGCATGTCGACCGTCCCCGAAGTCATCGTCGCCCGGGCGATGGGGATGCGCTGTGCTGCCGTCAGCTGCATCACCAATCCCGCGGCCGGCACCTCGCCCCACGCCATCAGCCACGCGGACGTCATCGAGGTCACGCGCCGCGCTGCCGCCGACTTCGAGCGGCTGGTGGAGGAGTTGGTGCGTACCCTGTGA
- a CDS encoding phosphate ABC transporter substrate-binding protein PstS, whose product MVTIAACGGGETKSSDSAAAPAMSSSVDLNGAGATFPYLIYSKWFSDYATSKGIKINYQSIGSGGGIKQLSEGTVDFGASDGPMTDEELAAAKGGTILHFPTVLGADVVTYNLPEVTAPLRLTGELVADIFLGKVTKWNDPRIAAENAGVTLPAKDILVVHRSDGSGTTYIFTDYLSAVSKSWASGPGKGKSVQWPVGLGGKGNEGVAGTVKQTPGTIGYVELAYAKQNRLPVAHIRNAAGTYVEPTIESITAAAEGAMSRLGPDSDYRISIVNAAGANAYPISSFTWLLVYEQQTDATKGQKLVDFMKWMYADGQQSAASLDYAPLPATLASQLATRVGTIRVGATQ is encoded by the coding sequence ATTGTAACGATCGCCGCCTGCGGCGGCGGTGAAACGAAGTCCAGCGACTCCGCTGCCGCCCCGGCGATGTCCTCGTCGGTCGACCTCAATGGCGCGGGCGCGACCTTCCCATATCTGATCTACTCGAAGTGGTTCTCCGACTACGCCACCTCGAAGGGGATCAAGATCAACTACCAGTCGATCGGCTCGGGCGGCGGCATCAAGCAGCTGTCGGAGGGGACGGTCGACTTCGGCGCCTCCGACGGCCCGATGACCGACGAGGAGCTGGCCGCGGCAAAGGGAGGCACGATCCTCCACTTCCCCACTGTCCTCGGCGCCGACGTGGTCACCTACAACCTTCCCGAGGTCACCGCCCCGTTGCGTCTGACGGGCGAACTGGTCGCCGACATCTTCCTTGGCAAGGTGACCAAGTGGAACGATCCCCGCATCGCGGCCGAGAACGCGGGGGTGACCCTGCCCGCCAAGGACATCCTGGTGGTGCACCGCTCCGACGGCAGCGGGACGACGTACATCTTCACCGACTACCTCTCCGCGGTCAGCAAGTCGTGGGCGAGCGGCCCCGGCAAGGGGAAGTCGGTCCAGTGGCCGGTCGGGCTGGGAGGCAAGGGGAACGAAGGGGTCGCCGGAACGGTGAAGCAGACCCCGGGCACCATCGGCTACGTGGAGCTGGCCTACGCCAAGCAGAACCGCCTCCCGGTGGCCCACATCAGGAATGCCGCCGGCACGTACGTGGAGCCGACCATCGAGAGCATCACGGCCGCCGCCGAGGGAGCGATGTCGCGGCTGGGACCCGACTCCGACTATCGCATCTCGATCGTGAATGCCGCCGGCGCGAACGCCTATCCGATTTCCTCGTTCACCTGGCTCCTCGTGTACGAGCAGCAGACGGACGCCACCAAGGGGCAGAAGCTGGTCGACTTCATGAAGTGGATGTACGCTGACGGGCAGCAGAGCGCGGCATCGCTGGATTACGCTCCGCTCCCGGCGACCCTCGCCTCGCAGCTGGCGACCCGCGTCGGCACGATCCGGGTCGGCGCCACCCAGTGA
- a CDS encoding adenosine deaminase has protein sequence MPPVITRTLLERLPKAELHCHLDGSLRPATMLELARDVHVPMPRDDAEALADYMLVRDARNLEDYLARFDTTLAVMQTGESLERIAYELAEDAAREGVRYLEVRYAPILNTRGGLSLAQAVEAPLLGLARAEREYGIVARVLVCALRHLSPATSLDLARLAVDFKGNGVVGFDLAGGEAGHPAADHADAFRHALAHGLACTCHAGEGDGAHSIRQAMHACGATRIGHATRLYEDPALADEVRASGITLEICLTSNVQTRAAASYDAHPLRRYYDQGLHVVLNTDNRLMSGVTLVDEYQHAARALDFTFDELARIALNGFEGAFLSPVERDRLVQRARADIEALRDG, from the coding sequence ATGCCTCCCGTCATCACCCGGACGCTGCTCGAGCGGCTCCCGAAGGCCGAACTGCACTGCCATCTCGACGGCTCGTTGCGCCCGGCGACGATGCTCGAGCTGGCGCGCGACGTGCACGTGCCGATGCCGCGCGACGACGCCGAGGCGCTCGCCGACTACATGCTCGTGCGCGACGCCCGGAACCTCGAGGACTACCTGGCGCGCTTCGACACCACGCTCGCCGTCATGCAGACGGGCGAGTCGCTCGAGCGCATCGCCTACGAGCTGGCGGAGGATGCGGCCCGCGAGGGGGTGCGCTACCTGGAGGTCCGCTACGCCCCGATCCTCAACACCCGCGGCGGGCTGTCCCTGGCCCAGGCGGTGGAGGCCCCCCTCCTGGGGCTCGCCAGGGCCGAGCGCGAGTACGGCATCGTCGCGCGCGTCCTGGTCTGCGCCCTGCGCCACCTCTCCCCTGCCACGTCGCTCGACCTCGCTCGGCTCGCGGTCGACTTCAAGGGCAACGGTGTCGTGGGCTTCGACCTCGCCGGCGGCGAGGCGGGGCACCCGGCGGCCGACCACGCCGACGCCTTCCGCCACGCCCTGGCGCATGGCCTCGCCTGCACCTGCCACGCCGGGGAAGGGGACGGGGCGCACTCGATTCGCCAGGCGATGCATGCGTGCGGCGCCACGCGCATCGGTCACGCCACCCGGCTCTACGAGGACCCGGCACTCGCCGACGAGGTGCGCGCGTCGGGGATCACACTCGAGATCTGCCTCACGAGCAACGTGCAGACCCGCGCCGCCGCCTCGTATGACGCCCACCCCCTCCGCCGCTACTACGACCAGGGGCTCCATGTCGTGCTCAACACCGACAACCGCCTCATGAGCGGGGTGACGCTCGTGGACGAGTACCAGCACGCCGCGCGCGCGCTCGACTTCACCTTCGACGAGCTGGCGCGCATCGCCCTCAACGGCTTCGAGGGGGCGTTCCTCTCCCCCGTCGAGCGCGACCGCCTGGTGCAGCGCGCGCGGGCCGACATCGAGGCGCTGCGCGATGGCTGA
- a CDS encoding uridine kinase has product MKPLIIGIAGGTGSGKSTVARRVAEQLTHASVAFIDMDAYYRNHAHLPIEERRQVNWDHPDAFDTELMVEHLRTLGAGRAIEKPVYDFVTHTRSSTTRHVPAADVIVVDGILLFADERLRELFDVKVFVDADADIRLVRRIRRDMARRGRPLEEILDQYLTTVRPMHLQFVEPSKRYADVIVPRGGHNAVAIEMIIAKIHRRFEAVRP; this is encoded by the coding sequence GTGAAGCCGCTCATCATCGGCATTGCGGGGGGGACGGGGTCGGGAAAGTCCACGGTGGCGCGGCGCGTGGCCGAGCAGTTGACGCACGCCTCCGTCGCCTTCATCGACATGGACGCGTACTACCGCAACCACGCGCACCTGCCGATCGAGGAGCGGCGCCAGGTCAACTGGGATCATCCGGACGCCTTCGACACCGAACTCATGGTGGAGCACCTCAGGACGCTCGGGGCGGGACGAGCGATCGAGAAGCCGGTGTACGACTTCGTGACGCACACGAGGAGCAGCACGACGCGGCACGTCCCGGCAGCGGACGTGATCGTGGTGGACGGCATCCTGCTCTTCGCCGACGAGCGCCTGCGGGAGCTGTTCGACGTGAAGGTGTTCGTCGACGCCGACGCCGACATCCGGCTGGTGCGCCGCATTCGACGCGACATGGCCAGGCGGGGGCGCCCGCTGGAGGAGATCCTGGATCAGTACCTCACCACGGTACGACCGATGCACCTGCAGTTCGTGGAGCCCAGCAAGCGCTACGCCGACGTGATCGTCCCGCGCGGCGGGCACAACGCGGTGGCGATCGAGATGATCATCGCCAAGATCCACCGCCGGTTCGAGGCGGTGCGCCCATGA